The genomic region TTGTATTCCATGCATTCGATCCCTCTTCCAGAGACTGATTGTTACAGCTTTCACTCCTGAGGATAAGGATCTCGCCCGGCAGATGCCTTTATTGGCTAGTCAACTTCCCACCTCCTCGCCAACGGATGATGAAAACTCTGATCGTGAGGGTGACGAACATTatcgtctttctcttgtttaaatgcttctagaatggttgtttctctgtggtgttttgtattagGCTTGTTATTAATTGTTTCCCTCACCCACTTCCTCTTGAAGGATATATCTGGTTGAATTGTGTCTGGTCGGGTTGTGAGGGTTAAGCGATGTTCTCAGGGTCTCCGGACTTAAGCCTGAGCGAATGTGTACTCCCACCACTGGATATGAATTGTTTTATTCCACACCCCTTCCTCACGTTTTACCATATtcacttttgaatgtccttagcagttaccgttctgagtttattttacggttgatttattctttcacattttcacgtttatatctctcattattatagtatactctgtactctccacatttttatcattacttatgctttttggttgctgagttacaggaactgttaattttgtgtcactACCCTGGTTGCACTAACTCGTTGTATCCgtgtgtgcaggacagctgttactgctttcatcgggaaccgagactgcttgcagccgacccctgggcagggtggtgcctggactcttttctcctcatctgcaatgacagataaagacaaatgataagacccgaggagtttttcgagccaggcttcgacacgtctctgtgttcctttgaatgttacttatttttttgtgttgacccatttaagatgggtcaaaagggggatttgaagaaaatataatttgatcaaacattattcagctttaaatattgttcagctttaaagttactgtgcaactgtgtaataaaaatgtgtgctcacgactttggccttgagagcgataagaagcgatcgcctcatcctgcaggcgaaagatatctgcaagcgaagagactagaacacccaaggccgatttccttttatggagttgtttttctgctaatgcagcactttcctcacaaccccctcctgtaagttttagagaatatatacccatcctcacagcaaatatgaggaatctcctgatgtgagctgtttgagaggttgtctctgtctcaataaaagttcactgattcccccatctgctgcaggtgtccggttgtcttcattctccgccagcctggttaagtcaattcctccttaacatctaaaagaacctatttaatgaaggaagacgggttcactttgtgtttaatattattctattgctgttgtttttttttatatccttcaaaCGATACACAAAAATATCATCAATATTCTGTTTACTTGGTGACAACGTCGCTTTTAGCCTTCAATCAGAAAGCCTGACGTTGGCTAGTTAAGCATCGGGCTAACGTTTAACGCTTTCACTTGAGGGAAGTAACTCGTATTACTGCTACTGCTGTGTAATCTTGGTTCAATTCACAGCATATTCTACAAGTTACCCTGCAATAACTAACTGTTAGAATAGCGCCACCGTATTGTATCGCACTGAGTGCACTTCAATCCTTTATCCCGCGAGTTTGCTAgctagcaaaataataataccaattttaaacaaataacatGTGTAACGTACACACTCGAGAAAATTATTTACTAGTACTTACGCAAACTCCCCCGTTGTGAAAACGTACAAATCCTTCTTGTATTTTTCGTTTTCCAGCAAACACTCATTAAAACGGCCTCCAGGCACATTAGCGCACTCACCCCCGACTGATcagggagggggtggggggtcacaCACTGAAACAGACTAACGTGCAGAGGTACAGCCCAGGCAGAGAAATGTTGCTTTTAGACTTTGCGACTCGTTTTATTTCTCTATCTgataagaaaactattcaatcaGATAGTTCTTTGTGGTGAATGAAATACGGTTACAGTTTCAAGAAGTTTTAAGCACCAAATCCGAAATCCAAGCACTGCAATATTAAAATCCAATTCAATTTCTTGTTTGCTCCGAAATCTACGACATGACTATATACAGAAGCTTGACATGACTTCCATCGCTTCTCATATGTGCGCATGCGCACATATTAGAATCGCTTCGATCGCTTGTGACGTGATAACTTTGCTTTGATCCTTTCTGATGTCATAACTTTGCTTTGATCCAAAACCTATAAATAGGAGCGCTCACCTGTTACTTTATGCTTAACGGACGTTGACCTGCAGCAACTAAAACCCTTTTGAGAAGTTTTGAGAGCAATTTACGAGAGAAACCAAAacaagttcagttttgtttctcacCAATTCACAGCGCAAACAGACACATTACACCATGTCAGCCAACCCATCCTTCGGCTCAGATGAGCTTGGAATATCTAAAGGGACCATTTTGGGAGATCACCACATGGTGGAGGCTTTCCTTGGAGAAGGAAGCTTTGGTGTTGTAACGAAATGTCgcgatacaaaaaacaacaaaactgttgCTGTTAAAGTCAACAAAAGCGACCCTGAAATTCTGCTCCAGGCAAAACTGGAAATTTTCATCCTGGAGCAGCTACGACGCTTGGATCCAGACAGGTGCAACATCGTGGAATGGAACGGCTGACATGGTATGCTGAGATTATGCTTGGCACTCCATATGATGAAGCAATTGACATGTGGTCTCTGGGGCTGGTAGCTGTGGAGCTTGCTACAGGGGTGCCTCTCTATCCTGGGGAAGACGATTATGATGTTTTAAAATTCATAATTGAAACCCAGGGTCAGCTACCAGATCATCTCCTAGAGTCTGGCTTGTACACTGACAGCTATTTCATCGAGGATAACCACAAGGAACAGCGCTGGACATTTAAGACCCCAGAACAATTTCAATACGAGACAGATTATCGATCCAAGGAAACTCGATCGATAAAACTTAAGTGTCTCGATGACCTCGAAAaactgctgaaagttaggcgaGGACCGGAAAATGGCCAAACATTATTTGTAAGGCTAATCAAAGAAATGTTGGCCTTGGATGCAAATCTGCGCATAACACCCTCAGAGGTTCTGAAGCATCCCTTTTTCCACCCTGGCCTCTCAAGGAGAACCCCCTGCACTGACATGAATAGTACAGGGGGAGAACTCCTTGTGCTCTCTCAGCAGCCTTCAAGCTGGAAAAGTCATGGATTGCAAAAATTCAGCTGCAGTTTCCAAAACTCAGTTGAATTTCCTCAAAAAGGAGACATCAACACCTCAGCCAACCCATCTGCCTCTGAAGATGATCTTCAAATAACGGAAGGGACCATTTTAGGAGATCACCACGTGGTAGAGGCCTTCCTTGGAGAAGGAGGCTTTGGTTTAGTAACCAGATGTCgcgatacaaaaaacaacaaaaccgtTGCTATTAAAGTCAACAAGAGCGACCCTGAAATTCTGCTCCAGGCAAAACTGGAAATTTTCATCCTGGAGCAGCTACGACGCTTGGATCCAGACAGGTGCAACATTGTGGAATGGAACGACTATTTCCTCGATGGACAGCGCATTTGCTTGAATTTCGAATTGCTCGACCAAAGCCTGTGGGACTACATTGGGGACCGGAATAACCGAGGTCTCCCAATGAGAGAACTCAGGCCAATTTTGCATCAGCTCGCAAATGCTCTGTTCCACCTGGGTTCTGTGGGAATAGTGCATGCTGACCTCAAACCTGGAAACATCATGGTGCTGAACCACAGTGAGTCTCCCGTCAAAGTCAAACTCATAGACTTTGGCCTCTCATGTCCTGCTTCTGCAGTGATTCCTGGTGACCGTGTGGGGACAATTGGTTATTGTGCACCTGAGGTTATGCTTGGCATTCCATACGACGAAGCAATCGACATGTGGTCTCTGGGGCTGGTAGCTGTGGAGCTTGCTACAGGGGTGCCTCTCTATCCTGGGGAAGACGATTATGATGTTTTAAAATTCATAATTGAAACCCAGGGTCAGCTACCAGATCATCTTCTAGAGTCTGGCTTGTACACTGACTGCTACTTCATCGAGGATAACTACAACAAACAGCGCTGGACATTTAAGACCCAAGAACAATTTCAATACGAGACAGATTATCGATCTAAAGAAACTCGATATATAAAACTTAAGCGTCTCGATGACCTCGAAAaactgctgaaagttaggcgaGGACCGGAAAATGGCCAAACATTATTTGTAAGGCTAATCAAAGAAATGTTGGCCTTGGATGCAAATCTGCGCATAACACCCTCGGAGGTTCTGAAGCATCCCTTTTTCCACCCTGGCCTCTCAAGGAGAACCCCCTGCACTGACATGAATAGTACAGGGGGACAAAACCTTGTGTTCTCTCAGCAGCAATCATCGTTTGGGTGGCCAGAATTCTAGGGGAGCTAGAAATTCTTGtggaaaaaaagcccaaaacaataacatcaacaaaaaaaagcaatgaatGTGGTCTTAAACTTGGGCACAATTTGGCTTGAAATCCATCAACTAATCTCTCAATATTCAAAGCGGAGCAGCAGACAACTTACCATCACATCAGTCCTTCAATCAGACCTACAACAAACGTCTTCagtctctcaccccaaccggtcgcagcagatggccgccccgacctgagcctggttctgccggaggtttcttcctgtaaaaagggagtttttccttcccactgtcgccaaagtgcttgctcatagggggtcatatgattgttgggttctctgtatgtattattgtagggtctaccttacaataatacatacagccTTGAAGTGACTGGTGATGTGATTTGCTGCTGAATGAATTCGGAACTAATTGGAAATCTGgatattaattaaataaacctGCTTTGAGCATCAATTAATTGTTGTTTGAAattctttataaatatataaatatagtgcCACTCTTCTACTGTTTAAATTGCAACTGTTTAAAACTGACTAATTTATTCATACACTTGAGcataaacacatgcacagtaaatggcc from Astatotilapia calliptera chromosome 23, fAstCal1.2, whole genome shotgun sequence harbors:
- the LOC113016470 gene encoding homeodomain-interacting protein kinase 2-like; translation: MSANPSFGSDELGISKGTILGDHHMVEAFLGEGSFGVVTKCRDTKNNKTVAVKVNKSDPEILLQAKLEIFILEQLRRLDPDRCNIVEWNDYFLDGQRICLNFELLDQSLWDYIGDRNNRGLPMRELRPILHQLANALFHLGSVGIVHADLKPGNIMVLNHSESPVKVKLIDFGLSCPASAVIPGDRVGTIGYCAPEVMLGIPYDEAIDMWSLGLVAVELATGVPLYPGEDDYDVLKFIIETQGQLPDHLLESGLYTDCYFIEDNYNKQRWTFKTQEQFQYETDYRSKETRYIKLKRLDDLEKLLKVRRGPENGQTLFVRLIKEMLALDANLRITPSEVLKHPFFHPGLSRRTPCTDMNSTGGQNLVFSQQQSSFGWPEF